One Accipiter gentilis chromosome 25, bAccGen1.1, whole genome shotgun sequence genomic region harbors:
- the C25H14orf132 gene encoding uncharacterized protein C14orf132 homolog, translated as MDLSFMAAQLPVMGGAFMDSPNEDFSTEYSLFNSSANVHAASSMQNPPEETSRSSNDAILLWIAIIATIGNIVVVGVVYAFTF; from the coding sequence CTTCCTGTTATGGGAGGAGCCTTTATGGACTCACCCAATGAGGACTTCAGTACGGAGTACTCCTTGTTTAACTCATCAGCCAATGTCCATGCAGCTTCTTCCATGCAGAATCCACCAGAAGAGACATCCCGTTCTTCAAATGATGCCATATTGTTATGGATTGCAATAATAGCAACAATTGGAAATATTGTGGTTGTGGGAGTGGTGTATGCCTTCACCTTCTAG